A single genomic interval of Pseudorca crassidens isolate mPseCra1 chromosome 19, mPseCra1.hap1, whole genome shotgun sequence harbors:
- the LOC137212740 gene encoding keratin, type I cytoskeletal 15 has translation MSTTFLQTSSSTFGGGSTWGGSLMAGGGGFGGGSLYGGGGSRSISASSARFFSSGSAGGYGGGFSGGAGSGLGGGFGGGFGDFGGGGLLSGNEKLTMQNLNDRLASYLEKVRALEEANADLEVKIRDWYQKQSPTSPEHDYSPYFKTIEELRDKILAATIDNSRVSLEIDNSRLAADDFRLKYENELALRQSMEADINGLRRVLDELTLARADLELQTESLNEELAYLRKNHEEEMKELSNQLAGQVNVEMDAAPGVDLTHVLAEMREQYEAMAEKNRRDAEAWFFSKTEELNKKVASNTEMIQTSKTEIVDLRRTVQGLEMELQSQLSKKAGLESTLAETECRYALQLQQIQGFISSIEARLSELRSEMECQSQEYKMLLDTKARLEQEIATYRSLLEGQDARMAGIGTREASLGGGGSGKVLINVEESVDGKVVSSRKRDI, from the exons ATGAGCACCACATTTCTGCAGACTTCTTCCTCCACCTTTGGGGGTGGCTCGACCTGGGGGGGTTCCCTCAtggctgggggaggaggcttTGGTGGGGGGAGTCTCTATGGGGGAGGTGGGAGCCGCAGTATCTCAGCTTCTTCTGCCAGGTTTTTCTCCTCGGGGTCAGCAGGGGGCTATGGGGGCGGCTTCAGTGGAGGGGCTGGTAGTGGTTTGGGTGGAGGCTTTGGTGGTGGCTTTGGTGACTTCGGCGGTGGCGGTCTCCTCTCTGGCAACGAGAAGCTCACCATGCAGAACCTCAACGACCGCCTGGCCTCCTACCTGGAGAAGGTGCGCGCCCTGGAGGAGGCCAACGCTGACCTGGAGGTGAAGATCCGTGACTGGTACCAGAAGCAGAGCCCAACCAGCCCGGAGCATGACTACAGCCCCTACTTCAAGACCATCGAAGAACTCCGAGACAAG ATCCTGGCGGCCACCATCGACAACTCCCGGGTTAGCCTGGAGATCGACAACTCCAGGCTGGCCGCGGATGACTTCAGACTCAA gTATGAGAACGAGCTGGCCCTGCGCCAGAGCATGGAGGCCGACATCAACGGCCTCCGCAGGGTGCTGGACGAGCTGACCCTGGCCAGAGCCGACCTGGAGCTGCAGACTGAGAGCCTGAACGAGGAGCTGGCCTACCTCCGGAAGAACCACGAGGAA GAGATGAAGGAGCTCAGCAACCAGCTGGCCGGCCAGGTCAACGTGGAGATGGACGCAGCACCGGGCGTGGACCTGACCCACGTGCTGGCGGAGATGAGGGAGCAGTACGAGGCCATGGCGGAGAAGAACCGCCGGGATGCCGAGGCCTGGTTCTTCAGCAAG ACAGAGGAGCTGAATAAGAAGGTGGCCTCCAACACAGAGATGATCCAGACCAGCAAGACGGAGATCGTAGACCTGAGACGCACGGTgcaggggctggagatggagctgCAGTCCCAGCTCAGCAAG AAAGCCGGGCTGGAGAGCACGCTGGCGGAGACCGAGTGCCGCTACGCCCTGCAGCTGCAGCAGATCCAGGGCTTCATCAGCAGCATCGAGGCCCGGCTGAGCGAGCTCCGCAGTGAGATGGAGTGCCAGAGCCAGGAGTACAAGATGCTGCTGGACACCAAGGCGCGGCTGGAGCAGGAGATCGCCACCTACCGCAGCCTGCTGGAGGGCCAGGACGCCAG AATGGCTGGCATTGGTACCAGAGAAG CCTCCCTGGGAGGTGGTGGCAGCGGCAAAGTCCTCATCAATGTTGAGGAGTCAGTGGATGGGAAGGTGGTTTCTTCTCGAAAGAGAGACATCTAA
- the KRT36 gene encoding keratin, type I cuticular Ha6 gives MATQLCSPIFSSGSIKGLCGTTGGVSQVSCVRPVGSCRVSCLPGVGGSASSIRLGLSGLGSCLPRSCPSSGFPCSDFTGSGGWFCEGSLNGNEKETMHLLNGRLASYLEKVRQLEQDNAELECRIREWYKSQTPYIRPDYQCFFKTIEELQQKILLSKADNARMFLQIDNAKLAADDFQTKYETELGMRQLVEADTKGLCCTLDELALCKADLEMQVESLKEELMCLKKNHEEEINKLRCQLGDRLNVEVDAAPPVDLNKILDEIRCQYETLVENNRRDLEAWFNTQTDKLNQQVVSGSEQLQCCQKEIIELGRTVNALEIELQAQHNMRNSLESTRVETEGCYSSQLAQMQCLIGNVEAQLSEIRCDLGRQSQEYKVLLDVKARLESEIATYRCLLEGERVQLPARPCATECKPAVIVPYIPSVPCAPAPQSSTQICTITEEIRDGKVISSRKHVQPL, from the exons ATGGCCACCCAGCTCTGCTCTCCGATCTTCTCCTCTGGATCCATCAAAGGCCTCTGTGGCACCACAGGTGGTGTCTCTCAGGTGTCCTGTGTCCGCCCTGTGGGATCCTGCAGAGTCTCTTGCCTTCCTGGTGTTGGGGGGTCAGCCTCCTCCATCAGGCTGGGCCTCTCCGGCCTTGGGAGTTGCTTGCCTCGTTCCTGCCCGTCCTCTGGGTTCCCCTGCTCCGACTTTACTGGGAGCGGAGGCTGGTTCTGCGAGGGCTCCCTCAATGGCAACGAGAAGGAGACCATGCATCTCCTGAACGGCCGGCTGGCCAGCTACCTGGAGAAGGTGCGCCAGCTGGAGCAGGACAACGCAGAGCTGGAGTGCCGCATCCGGGAGTGGTACAAGTCTCAGACGCCGTACATCAGACCAGACTATCAGTGCTTCTTCAAGACCATTGAGGAGCTCCAGCAGAAG ATCCTGCTGAGCAAGGCTGACAATGCCAGGATGTTCCTGCAAATTGACAATGCCAAGCTGGCTGCTGACGACTTCCAAACCAA GTACGAGACGGAGCTGGGCATGCGGCAGCTGGTGGAGGCTGACACCAAGGGACTGTGCTGTACGCTGGACGAACTGGCTCTGTGCAAGGCCGACCTGGAGATGCAGGTGGAGTCCCTGAAGGAGGAGCTGATGTGTCTCAAGAAGAACCATGAGGAG GAAATCAACAAACTTCGATGCCAACTTGGGGACAGGCTGAATGTGGAGGTGGATGCTGCCCCGCCAGTGGATCTCAACAAGATCCTGGATGAGATAAGATGCCAGTATGAGACCCTGGTGGAAAATAACCGCAGAGACTTGGAGGCCTGGTTCAACACCCAG ACTGACAAGCTGAACCAGCAAGTGGTGTCCGGCTCGGAGCAGCTGCAGTGCTGCCAGAAAGAGATCATTGAGCTGGGACGCACCGTCAATGCCCTGGAAATCGAGCTGCAGGCCCAGCACAACATG CGGAATTCCCTGGAATCCACCCGGGTGGAGACCGAGGGCTGCTACAGCTCCCAGCTGGCTCAGATGCAGTGCCTGATCGGCAACGTGGAGGCTCAGTTGTCTGAGATCCGCTGTGACCTGGGGCGGCAGAGTCAGGAGTACAAGGTCCTCCTGGACGTCAAGGCCCGCCTGGAGTCGGAGATCGCCACCTACCGCTGCCTGCTGGAGGGAGAAAGAGTGCAG CTGCCTGCCCGCCCTTGTGCCACGGAATGCAAGCCTGCCGTTATAGTTCCTTACATCCCAAGTGTGCCCTGCGCCCCGGCTCCCCAGAGCAGCACGCAGATCTGCACCATCACGGAGGAGATCAGAGATGGGAAAGTCATTTCCAGCAGGAAGCACGTGCAGCCGCTGTAA
- the LOC137211860 gene encoding keratin, type I cytoskeletal 13-like: MSCFLQNSSASYGGGSCKLGGGRSISSSSTRFCSGGSAGGFGGGISCGFGGGAGSGLGGGFGGGLGGGSFGGCFGGGFGDFGGGYGGGLGGSLSGGDGGLLSGNEKITMQNLNSRLASYLEKVRTLEEANADLEVKIRDWHLKKSPTSPERDYSSYFKTIEDLRDKILAATIDNNRIILEIDNSRLAADDFRLKYENELALRQSVEADINGLRRVLDELTLMKTDLEMQIESLNEELAYLKKNHEEEMKELRNQVIGQVNVEMDATPGIDLSRVLAEMREQYEAMAEKNRRDAEEWFNSKSEELAKEVSSSTAIIQTSKTEITELRRTLQGLEIELQSQLSMKAGLESTVSETECRYALQLQQVQGFISSIEAQLSELRSEMECQSQEYKMLLDTKARLEQEIATYRSLLEGQDAKLPGFPAGGTISTSSTTSTRRISEKTRP, from the exons ATGAGCTGTTTCCTGCAGAATTCCTCCGCTAGCTATGGGGGTGGTTCCTGCAAGCTGGGAGGAGGTCGCAGTATCTCTAGCAGCTCAACCCGGTTTTGCTCTGGGGGATCAGCTGGGGGCTTTGGGGGTGGCATAAGCTGCGGCTTTGGTGGAGGGGCTGGTAGTGGTTTGGGTGGAGGCTTTGGAGGTGGCCTTGGAGGTGGCAGCTTTGGTGGGTGTTTTGGTGGTGGCTTTGGTGACTTCGGTGGAGGATATGGTGGTGGCCTTGGCGGCAGCCTCAGTGGTGGCGATGGCGGCCTCCTCTCTGGCAACGAGAAGATCACCATGCAGAACCTCAACAGCCGCCTGGCCTCCTACCTGGAGAAGGTGCGCACCCTGGAGGAGGCCAACGCTGACCTGGAGGTGAAGATCcgtgactggcatctgaagaaGAGCCCAACCAGCCCGGAGCGGGACTACAGCTCCTACTTCAAGACCATCGAGGACCTCCGGGACAAG ATCTTGGCGGCCACCATCGACAACAACCGGATCATTCTGGAGATCGACAACTCCAGGCTGGCTGCCGACGACTTCAGGCTCAA gTATGAGAACGAGCTGGCCCTGCGCCAGAGCGTGGAGGCAGACATCAACGGCCTCCGCAGGGTGCTGGACGAACTGACCCTGATGAAGACCGACCTGGAGATGCAGATCGAGAGCCTGAACGAGGAGCTGGCCTACCTGAAGAAGAATCACGAGGAG GAGATGAAGGAGCTCAGAAACCAGGTGATCGGCCAGGTCAATGTGGAGATGGACGCCACCCCAGGCATTGACCTAAGCCGCGTGCTGGCAGAGATGAGGGAGCAGTACGAGGCCATGGCGGAGAAGAACCGCCGGGATGCCGAGGAATGGTTCAACAGCAAG AGTGAAGAGCTGGCCAAGGAGGTGTCTTCCAGCACTGCCATTATCCAGACCAGTAAGACGGAGATCACGGAGCTCAGGCGTACGCTCCAGGGTCTGGAGATTGAGCTGCAGTCCCAGCTCAGCATG AAAGCCGGGCTGGAGAGCACGGTGTCGGAGACCGAGTGCCGCTACGCCCTGCAGCTGCAGCAGGTCCAGGGCTTCATCAGCAGCATCGAGGCCCAGCTGAGCGAGCTGCGCAGTGAGATGGAGTGCCAGAGCCAGGAGTACAAGATGCTGCTGGACACCAAGGCGCGGCTGGAGCAGGAGATCGCCACCTACCGCAGCCTGCTGGAGGGCCAGGACGCCAA gCTTCCCGGCTTCCCCGCAGGAG GAACCATCTCTACTAGCAGCACCACCTCCACTCGCCGCATTTCAGAAAAAACTAGGCCTTAA
- the KRT35 gene encoding LOW QUALITY PROTEIN: keratin, type I cuticular Ha5 (The sequence of the model RefSeq protein was modified relative to this genomic sequence to represent the inferred CDS: deleted 2 bases in 1 codon; substituted 2 bases at 2 genomic stop codons) produces the protein MASKCLKASFLSGPLKVPGGAGGDSVRVSTMYSSSSCKLPGPSRGASSLSARSAGLGRSGCRAASCLPSGGFASSYSMGGGGWVREGILAGNEKETMQFPNDPLSSYLQKVRQPKRDSTELESRIRERSQQQDPLVCPDYQSHFRTIEELQLKTLCTKAENVRLVVQMDNAKLAADDLGPSEYRMEVSIRQLVESDMNGLCRILDDLTLCKADLEAQMESLKEELLSLKKNHEGELNSLWCQLGDRLNVEVDAAPPVDLNCVLDEMRFIQAQSDSLSSCSWILRPHXDSDGSGVTSSLLLXHLTFFLPIQSLPSQRDALEPTLAEMEACYSAQLAQMQRLITNVEAQLVEIRCDLERQSHEYRVLLDVRAWLECEINTHRGLLESEDSKLPCNPCAPEHSPSKSCVPCLPVASCGPGAACTTCSPRPICVPCLRGRF, from the exons ATGGCTTCCAAATGCCTCAAGGCCAGCTTCTTGTCGGGGCCTCTCAAGGTCCCGGGAGGGGCCGGTGGGGACTCGGTTCGCGTGTCCACGATGTACTCCAGCAGCTCCTGCAAGCTCCCCGGCCCGTCCCGGGGGGCCTCGAGTCTCTCTGCCCGCTCAGCTGGGCTGGGCAGGAGCGGCTGCAGGGCTGCCAGCTGTCTCCCCTCCGGAGGCTTTGCCAGCAGCTACAgcatg gggggagggggctgggtcaGGGAGGGCATCCTTGCCGGCAACGAGAAGGAGACCATGCAGTTCCCGAACGACCCGCTGTCCAGCTACCTGCAGAAGGTGCGGCAGCCAAAGCGGGACAGCACGGAGCTGGAGAGCCGCATCCGGGAGCGGAGCCAGCAACAAGACCCCCTTGTGTGCCCCGACTACCAGTCCCACTTCCGGACCATCGAGGAGCTCCAGCTCA AGACCCTGTGCACGAAGGCAGAGAATGTCAGGCTGGTGGTGCAGATGGACAACGCCAAGCTGGCTGCAGATGACTTAGGACCAAGTGA GTACAGGATGGAGGTGTCCATACGGCAGCTGGTGGAGTCAGACATGAATGGCCTGTGTAGGATCCTGGATGATCTGACCCTGTGCAAGGCTGACCTGGAGGCCCAGATGGAGTCCCTAAAGGAGGAGCTGCTTAGCCTCAAGAAGAACCATGAGGGG GAATTGAATTCGCTGTGGTGCCAGCTTGGTGATAGACTCAATGTCGAGGTGGACGCTGCCCCACCTGTTGACCTGAACTGTGTTCTGGATGAGATGAGGTTCATCCAGGCTCAGAGTGACTCTCTGAGCTCCTGTTCCTGGATTCTGAGGCCTCATTGAGACTCAGATGGATCAGGCGTGACCTCCTCGCTCCTCCTCTGACATCTAACCTTTTTCCTCCCTATACAGTCCTTGCCCTCCCAGAGAGATGCTTTAGAACCCACCCTGGCAGAGATGGAGGCCTGCTACAGCGCCCAGCTGGCCCAGATGCAGCGCCTGATCACCAACGTGGAGGCCCAGCTGGTGGAGATCCGCTGTGACCTGGAGCGGCAGAGCCACGAGTACCGGGTGCTGCTGGATGTCCGGGCCTGGCTGGAGTGTGAGATCAACACACACCGGGGGCTGCTGGAGAGCGAGGACTCCAA gCTCCCCTGTAACCCGTGTGCCCCTGAGCACTCGCCCTCCAAGTCATGCGTCCCCTGTCTTCCTGTGGCTTCCTGTGGGCCTGGTGCAGCCTGCACCACCTGTAGCCCCCGCCCCATTTGTGTGCCCTGCCTGCGGGGCCGGTTCTGA